The following are encoded together in the Gordonia insulae genome:
- a CDS encoding HNH endonuclease signature motif containing protein: MTTVSDLPTLTDTLRDLTIDDDLSGRDAFNAMRTILTLRNLIDHHAAHLVATLDRLGVATTHGRKTRELLIVMGYAPAVAARLIRIAGSTTTLPTLHAHAADGAIPAEHIDAITTGITHIAQRSPQPVDSEARYTQVSDLLGHYFSGATPAQIAHRAKQLGNDLAATTAGGLPAGEDRTLNTLTHHEDHGRLHIRADLDTEVGEKFQAALEHFGAPRPEPDGSPDARSTARRHADALETVLDLAARGDTTTSTPRPQVLITVPAERPTTATLQFMGSLTETTLQQLSCDATVTTVIIDDQQVPLQLSKNDRFFTGHLRTALYIRDECCIKCGAPAARSHGHHIQHWAHNGATVLDNGCLLCPSCHADIHHNGWDVIIGTDNHPWLIPPTEVDPQRTPLPAYNRRTLTLDNLPTAA, encoded by the coding sequence ATGACCACCGTGTCAGACCTGCCCACCCTCACCGACACCCTGCGCGACCTCACCATCGACGACGACCTGTCCGGCCGGGACGCGTTCAACGCGATGCGCACCATCCTGACGCTACGCAACCTGATCGACCACCACGCCGCACACCTGGTCGCCACCCTCGACCGCCTGGGCGTCGCCACCACCCACGGTCGTAAGACACGGGAACTGTTGATCGTCATGGGCTACGCGCCCGCGGTCGCCGCACGCCTGATCCGCATCGCCGGCTCCACCACCACCCTGCCGACCCTGCACGCCCACGCCGCCGACGGCGCCATCCCCGCCGAACACATCGACGCCATCACCACCGGCATCACCCACATCGCGCAGCGATCACCCCAACCCGTCGACAGCGAGGCTCGCTACACCCAGGTCAGCGACCTGCTCGGCCACTACTTCTCCGGCGCCACCCCCGCCCAGATCGCACACCGCGCCAAACAACTCGGCAACGACCTGGCCGCCACCACCGCCGGCGGGTTACCCGCCGGAGAAGACCGCACCCTCAACACCCTCACCCACCACGAAGACCACGGACGCCTCCACATCCGCGCCGACCTCGACACCGAAGTCGGCGAAAAGTTTCAGGCCGCCCTCGAACACTTCGGCGCACCCCGCCCCGAACCCGACGGCTCCCCCGACGCCCGCTCCACCGCCCGCCGCCACGCCGACGCCCTCGAAACCGTTCTGGACCTCGCCGCCCGCGGCGACACGACCACCTCCACACCCCGACCCCAAGTGCTGATCACCGTGCCCGCCGAACGCCCCACCACCGCCACCCTGCAGTTCATGGGATCACTCACCGAAACCACCCTGCAGCAGTTGTCCTGTGACGCGACAGTCACCACCGTCATCATCGACGACCAACAGGTCCCCCTACAGCTCAGCAAAAACGACCGCTTTTTCACCGGACACCTCCGCACCGCGCTCTACATCCGCGACGAGTGCTGCATCAAATGCGGCGCACCCGCCGCCCGCTCCCACGGCCACCACATCCAACACTGGGCCCACAACGGCGCAACCGTCCTGGACAACGGCTGCCTACTCTGCCCGTCCTGCCACGCCGACATCCACCACAACGGCTGGGACGTGATCATCGGCACCGACAACCACCCCTGGCTCATCCCACCCACAGAGGTCGACCCGCAGAGGACACCCCTACCCGCCTACAACCGACGCACCCTGACCCTCGACAACCTACCCACCGCCGCCTGA
- a CDS encoding class I adenylate-forming enzyme family protein: MSTELHYPAVTMAVLPPSMARMYGSRAAVIDGDRVLSFDDLDIETARVAAALRASDIGDRDVVLLHLTNSIEFIVAYYGSLRAGATVTLVNPLQPVPGLRAQLVETGAVAAFTGVEQLDRLLDAALDVSLRAVVLADGEGRTAPDGVVTLTDFTAGHMSAPVTEVVSDDIAHLAFTGGTTGVSKGVQVLHRNVIGNVTQMIGWRAGHAVVESHGGIELTPRGEDRRGVVPGDAATVVVSPLFHAHALINMSFLLLCGATHVLAGRFDPSKMLALIERHRATYVTGSPAMWHALATHPEVGTRDLSSVQVVSSGAAPIDGVTLEHLRSAFPSGAVVEGYGLTEATCLVSSAPLTAAGEYRLGSVGLPTYDTEVEIRSVVDRAVVLGAGERGELWVRGPQVTAGYLGHPEITAVQFVDGWLDTGDIAFRDADGYLYICDRAKDMLIYKGYNVYPRELEEILVTHPDVASAAVVGRDAGSVGQEPVAFLVPEPGHVIDGEGVRAFVAEQVLPYKKVRDVVIVEELPTSAAGKVQKVALRERLATA; this comes from the coding sequence ATGAGTACCGAACTGCACTATCCGGCCGTCACCATGGCAGTTCTGCCACCGAGCATGGCCAGAATGTACGGCTCGCGTGCGGCGGTCATCGACGGCGACCGGGTGCTGAGCTTCGACGACCTCGACATCGAAACAGCACGCGTGGCAGCGGCATTGCGTGCCTCCGACATCGGCGACCGTGATGTCGTGCTGCTGCATCTGACGAATAGTATCGAGTTCATCGTCGCCTACTACGGGTCGCTACGAGCCGGCGCCACCGTCACCCTGGTGAACCCGCTGCAGCCGGTGCCCGGGCTACGCGCACAGCTCGTCGAGACGGGTGCGGTGGCCGCGTTCACCGGGGTGGAACAACTCGACCGTCTGCTGGACGCTGCACTCGACGTGTCTCTGCGTGCCGTGGTGCTCGCCGACGGCGAAGGCCGGACGGCACCCGATGGCGTGGTCACGCTCACCGACTTCACCGCCGGCCATATGTCTGCACCCGTCACCGAGGTGGTCTCCGACGACATCGCGCATCTCGCTTTCACGGGCGGCACCACAGGTGTCTCCAAGGGAGTGCAGGTGTTGCACCGCAACGTGATCGGGAATGTCACCCAGATGATCGGCTGGCGGGCAGGACATGCCGTGGTCGAGAGTCACGGTGGGATCGAGCTGACGCCGCGGGGAGAGGATCGTCGGGGTGTGGTGCCCGGCGATGCGGCGACCGTGGTGGTCTCGCCGCTGTTCCATGCGCACGCGTTGATCAACATGTCCTTCCTGCTGTTGTGCGGTGCGACCCACGTGCTGGCCGGTCGGTTCGATCCGTCGAAGATGTTGGCGCTCATCGAGCGTCATCGGGCGACGTATGTCACCGGCAGCCCGGCGATGTGGCACGCGTTGGCCACTCATCCCGAGGTGGGCACGCGCGATCTGTCCTCGGTGCAGGTGGTCTCGTCGGGGGCGGCGCCAATTGATGGGGTGACGCTGGAACACCTTCGGTCGGCCTTCCCGTCGGGCGCCGTCGTGGAGGGCTACGGATTGACCGAGGCGACCTGTCTGGTCTCGTCCGCCCCGCTCACTGCTGCCGGCGAGTACCGGCTGGGGAGCGTCGGTTTGCCCACGTACGACACCGAGGTCGAGATCCGTTCGGTCGTCGACCGGGCGGTGGTGCTCGGCGCGGGTGAACGCGGCGAACTGTGGGTGCGTGGACCGCAGGTTACCGCGGGCTACCTAGGGCATCCCGAGATCACCGCCGTCCAGTTCGTCGACGGCTGGCTGGACACCGGCGACATCGCCTTCCGGGACGCGGATGGCTACCTCTACATCTGTGACCGGGCCAAGGACATGTTGATCTACAAGGGCTACAACGTGTACCCGCGTGAACTCGAGGAGATCCTGGTAACCCACCCGGACGTCGCGTCGGCCGCGGTGGTCGGTCGCGATGCGGGCAGCGTCGGTCAGGAGCCGGTCGCTTTTCTGGTACCGGAGCCCGGACACGTCATCGACGGCGAGGGCGTCCGTGCTTTTGTCGCCGAACAGGTCCTGCCATACAAGAAAGTCCGCGACGTAGTCATCGTCGAAGAGCTGCCGACCTCGGCGGCCGGCAAGGTCCAGAAGGTCGCGCTGCGGGAGCGTCTCGCCACGGCGTGA
- a CDS encoding SDR family NAD(P)-dependent oxidoreductase — protein MELKGQSFAITGGASGLGLATASRIVDAGGQVTVIDLPTSDGAAVVEQLGSSATFAPADITDREQFAAALDVADDRGGLRGLVHCAGAGRRMRILDKAGNAGSVDDFEFVIRLNLVGSFNALALGAERMARLDELDGERGSIVLTASVAAFEGQIGQINYSASKAGIVGMTIVAARDLASKLIRVNTIAPGTMDTPLLARLRDDVRTSLAESIPNPSRLGKPSEFGQLAVSILENSYLNGETIRLDGAIRMAPR, from the coding sequence ATGGAACTCAAAGGTCAGTCGTTCGCCATCACCGGTGGTGCATCCGGATTGGGGCTCGCCACCGCGAGTCGCATCGTCGACGCGGGCGGCCAGGTCACCGTGATCGACCTGCCGACATCCGACGGCGCGGCGGTCGTCGAGCAGCTTGGGTCGTCGGCGACGTTCGCGCCGGCCGACATCACCGATCGCGAACAATTCGCCGCGGCCCTCGACGTCGCCGACGATCGGGGCGGACTGCGTGGGCTCGTCCACTGCGCCGGTGCGGGTCGGCGGATGCGGATTCTGGACAAGGCGGGCAACGCCGGATCGGTCGACGATTTCGAGTTCGTCATCAGGCTGAATCTGGTGGGCTCGTTCAACGCTCTGGCTCTGGGAGCCGAGCGGATGGCGCGTCTCGACGAACTCGACGGCGAGCGCGGCAGCATCGTCCTGACCGCATCCGTCGCCGCCTTCGAAGGACAGATCGGCCAGATCAACTACAGCGCATCGAAAGCCGGGATCGTCGGCATGACGATCGTCGCCGCGCGAGATCTGGCGAGCAAGCTGATCCGCGTCAACACCATCGCACCCGGAACCATGGACACGCCGCTGTTGGCGCGCCTGCGCGACGACGTCCGCACTTCGCTGGCCGAGAGCATCCCGAATCCGTCGCGGTTGGGTAAGCCCTCGGAGTTCGGTCAGCTCGCGGTCTCGATCCTGGAGAACAGCTATCTGAACGGTGAGACGATCCGCCTCGACGGGGCCATCCGCATGGCGCCCCGGTGA